Part of the Toxotes jaculatrix isolate fToxJac2 chromosome 1, fToxJac2.pri, whole genome shotgun sequence genome, GTTTTGTGCTGTTATGCCAAGTGACAGCTAAGGTaaggctaatgttagctaggCTGGCTAGCGCTTAATAGAAAGAAAATGGTGTTAGTAAACTGTAATCCCTTCCTCTTTAAATCTCCCTTAAAGATGAATTTAGCTCTCGACTCTTGACAGCTAAGCGTAATAATTTTTCTAACTCTTGACATGCTTTGGGACTTTACTATGAGTTAAAATCATCGCAGATGTTGCTAACTCTGCGAATTATGAGTTTTAGCTAGTGATTTTCAACGAAACCTAAACATTAAAGTCATAACCACGAAAGCAGAATTGATCCAAGGGCTATTATACAGGCTTGTATCGACTTTAGCTTGTGTATCTAATAAACTGccagctgtgtgtttactgtgaagAATAGCTAACATTATCTTTAGTCAGTCGGTATTGTTTTAATTGGTGTAATGAGACAACAATGGTTATTTACAGTTTATAGTGGCAATATCACAGTGTAGACATACTCAGTTCCAAGTAAAAGCCATGCAATTTAAAGCTTACCTAAGTGAAAATAGAAAAGTATCAAAAGCAAAAGTACTCATTGTTCAGAATGGCACGATTCAGAGTAGGGTAGGTTATATTATTGGATTATAATTATTAATGGCTTAGTGTGCCTTTAATGTTGCATTTGGTAAAAGTGGAGcttattttaattacattatatatattGCTGGGTAGCTTTTGGATTTCCCCCCTGGCTCAGCAAAGTCCTATGTCACCGGACTGCCGTGGATTGGAAGTATTACGTTGCAAATCAGTTTAACTCATAATTGTACTTTAACACAGTTTTACCTGTGAaatgtggtatgtgtgtgtagtacaagaggaaaaacaaacaaaaacaaaccaaatatgatctgtttttttttttttttttttttttttttttacagaattcTGAAGACATCCGCTGTAAGTGCATCTGCCCACCGTACAGAGACGTCATGGGGCAAAtctacaaacaaaatgtttctctCAAAGACTGGTATGTTAATAAGGATGTGTCACTGCACTTCCCTAAATTATATGGGCTGTTCATTTCCTGGTTACTACTAGCTTGTTCATGTTACTATCTTGTGTTTCAGTAACTGTCTCCATGTAGTTGAACCCATGCCAGTGGATGGAAAAGATGTGGAGGCGTACTGTTTACGTTGTGAGTGTAAATATGAAGAGAGGAGCTCAGGAACCATTAAGGTGAGTTGACACTGGGGTGTGTGCATCAGAAAGTGAGgggttgttgttttcctttttcatgttttgtcacGTGTCTAAATAATAGTTCAAGATTCAGGGATATTCAGTTTTACAATGATTataaaatagagaaaagcaACCAGTCCTCATATTTGATTCATATGattaatacataaataaaatagtgTGTGGTTCAACTTATTGATCAGCTGTCTACTTGCCACAAAATTCTATGTGTTTGGATTGTACACATGTCAGAGGAAGCCATACTAATCCGTAATCACTGCATATCTTTAGTTTACCATCATAATGTACCTCTCCATTTTGGGCCTGCTACTGCTGTACATGGTCTACCTGACTCTGCTGGAGCCCATGTTGAAGAGGCGTCTGTTTGGACACTCACAGCTCATTCAAAGCGATGATGATGTTGGGGTAAGTATTCTTTATAATACTGCGGCATTGCAGCTGAGAAAGtgtagtctgttttttttaatgttatggTGATTGTGGTTCTGCCCCACCCTTTTACACAGAAAACGAGTTACTCTGAACTCTTTCTTGTCCTAAgaatttttatgtgtgtgtaaataaccTCCCTTTGCACAAAACATCACGTGGGATTCACTCTTTGTGGCTAAAATTTAACAAGGTTATGTTTCCCTGCAGTAATTTTCAGACCTTTGTATGCGGACAGGACGCTGAATAGGTGAATTTGTGCTGTGCTATAAATACCTCCAATATCCAAATTAGtcataaaatacaacacaggtTATTTCTGAGTTATTGTTATTTAAAATCTGATACGTGGAAACTTCAAACAAGATTAGTTTATGTAGGCAGCATTTATGGTGTGTTACAGCAGCCAGTCCCACCTGAACAGATGCTCCAAGCAATACCGCGTGGTAAGATCTTCTCAGTATACAGGGAGTGATTTACAGCTTTTAAGAACGTGTTCTCACTCCATATCAAATTTTTATGTAATGTGAGGGCTCGGTGGAAAATCCATTAGTAACCATAACCCCTAGCCAAAGACTGCAGCAGGGAAGCTCTCAACCAAGTATGTGGTTCAGGCAGCTTTGACCATTTTCTGTTCTCAGCACACTGTTTACACGCTTTTGGCAGTAATATTATTCTGAAACATCACGAAAATGACAAAGTTTTGTTGTGAGGTTAAGGGACTAAAAGACACCTGGAGCTAAATTTCTGTTGGAAACCTGGTTATTGTAAGAACACAGGCATGACAGAAATCTGGGCCAGGGAGAGTATGGCTGTGGCTGTAGTCCAACAGGATGAGATTGctacttgtgtgtttgtcactgtaaCAAAAGTCCTTATTAAACCGAAACTAAGTAAATGTAACCGTAAAACTCAACTTCTTCATAGGCTATGGTGTCAGTTTCCAAAGCCGAACACTAGCCTGTTTATAAAATTTGTTCAAGCAGTAAGGacctctcactctctgctcactgtgTCCATCGGTCCAAAATGTGTCATATCacaagttttggtttttttttcttcagaaaacattaaataaataaattatattgcATATTTGGTCACAGATAGGAAAATAAAGGGAACTGGGGTTTTAGAGTAATCCTGCAActgcagcacatgcacacactcatttcTTGCCTTAGCCTCAACTTAAATTCCATTTATAATTGttcaatatattaaaaaaaaaaacaccactaaAGACTATCAAACCAATTTGGTCATCTTCAGTATGACAcagtattttgttgtgtttagatATTAAATAAAGGGAAACAGTGACTGCCTTTGCCTGAGGGTAGAGGGTGAACTACAGCTGCCTCACTGAGCGCTCTGTGTTTTCACCAGCAGAGTTCAGACAAGAGGAAGTGTAACTTGAGAGGTTTCTCTTGAGAAATCTTTTGCTGTATAAAAATGTGACTAAGCAGAAGTTGGCACCTGATGTTTTACAGTGGTCAGCTTGATATTTTTTCTGGTAAATAAGCTGTTATTTGTGACTGCTTTTGTGTtgcaacaatacaaaaaaagattCAAACCTTTATTCAAAATTTAAAGCTAACCTTTGTAGCACAGCACCCTGCTCCTTTACTGTAACTAGGACCAAAACAGGAATTTGTAAGCAAAACCAATAAAACCGGACGTACTGCTACCTCATTAATTACAGAGGAAATGGTGGGCTTGTAATGTTTAGTCAATCTTTGATAGAGAGAGGCTGCCCAACTGGTAATTCTCACTCAAGAACTAACTCCTAAGAGAAAATCCACTTTTCCGCTCTCCGTGGCACCGATCCTCCCAATCCTAAATTGTTCTGACCATTTTGAAAAACAACTTATAAAGCACTTAATGAAAAGATAGAAAACCGAGAAAGCTCAAAGATGAGACCTAAAATGAAGCACAAGTGAAATTTAGCAAATGAGTGTAACAGTATGAGTGCAGTAgaagcacagaaacactgacaaagagaagaagaataaaTGGAACAGAAGAAGATTTCTGCCACATCAGTTTCGATCCTTTTTAAACTATTGTCTTATAGAAAGTGATCTTTAAAATCTACTTTAAAACATGCAACATTGTAGATCGGCTATATTGGCATTATATGCATTCTCCTGTTGGATCTTGtaaggtgattaaaaaaaaaaagaagcctccAGATCGACCTACAGTATGTCTGACATTGTCAGATCATTgtattttttccctttcttttcagGATCAGCAGCCTTTTGCCAACGCTCATAATGTTCTGTCCCGTTCACACTCTCGACCCAACATGCTGAATAAGGTGGAGCATGCCCAGCAGCGCTGGAGGAGGCAGGTCCAGGAGCAGAGAAAGTCTGTGTTTGACCGCCATGTTGTTCTCAGTTAAACTGCCCTGTGAGAAAGAGTTACTGgtagagcaaaacaaaacaaacaaaacaaacaaaaaaaaaaacactgtgacagaGCCCTCAGTTTATATCaccttctttctctcatttgtgGTTTGCATCTCATCAAGTGTGACGCTTCTGAGGTGAACATGGTTAAGAAGTCCATGTCAGATGTATAATCAGACTGGGGAACTTCTTATTTAG contains:
- the tmem9b gene encoding transmembrane protein 9B; translation: MKTVLLVEAFSLACFVLLCQVTAKNSEDIRCKCICPPYRDVMGQIYKQNVSLKDCNCLHVVEPMPVDGKDVEAYCLRCECKYEERSSGTIKFTIIMYLSILGLLLLYMVYLTLLEPMLKRRLFGHSQLIQSDDDVGDQQPFANAHNVLSRSHSRPNMLNKVEHAQQRWRRQVQEQRKSVFDRHVVLS